The Sulfitobacter sp. SK011 genome has a window encoding:
- the edd gene encoding phosphogluconate dehydratase, translated as MLNDTIARVTDRIIERSAKGRSAYLTRMRRAADDGPARAHLSCSGQAHAYAAAGPDQAALATKSAGNLGIITTYNDMLSAHQPFERFPELIRDAARAVGGTAQVAGGVPAMCDGVTQGTAGMELSLFSRDVIAMAAGVGLSHNTFDAAVYLGVCDKIVPGLVIAAQAFGHIPAIFLPAGPMVSGISNDEKAKVRQQFAAGEVGREELMAAEMAAYHGPGTCTFYGTANTNQMLMEFMGLHLPGASFVNPNTPLRDELTIAGAQRALAISHLGNSYTPVCDVLDERAYVNGIVGLHATGGSTNLLIHLVAMARAGGIMLDWQDFSELADVTPLLARVYPNGLADVNHFHAAGGLGYMIGQLLSAGLLHEDVTTIAGKGLERYTQDPKLKDNQLSWVAGPTETLNDKILRPATDPFQPTGGLKRLDGSLGAAVTKVSAVKPEHHVVEAPARVFHDQEAVKAAYQSGEFDSDVIVVVRFQGPKANGMPELHSLTPVLANLQARGLKVALVTDGRMSGASGKVLSAIHVCPEAVDGGPIARIADGDVLRVDAHAGRLDIITEGVLDRPLVTADLSGNEYGQGRELFANFRALVRSADTGASCI; from the coding sequence ATGCTGAATGACACAATTGCCCGCGTCACCGACCGGATTATTGAACGCAGTGCCAAAGGCCGCAGTGCCTATCTGACACGGATGCGCCGCGCGGCCGATGATGGCCCTGCGCGCGCGCATTTGTCGTGCAGCGGTCAGGCCCATGCCTATGCCGCGGCAGGCCCCGATCAGGCGGCACTGGCGACCAAGTCGGCTGGCAATCTGGGTATCATCACGACTTACAATGATATGTTGTCGGCCCATCAACCGTTTGAGCGGTTTCCCGAACTGATCCGCGATGCGGCGCGCGCTGTTGGCGGCACGGCGCAGGTGGCGGGCGGTGTGCCTGCGATGTGTGACGGTGTGACCCAAGGTACGGCCGGGATGGAACTGAGCCTGTTTTCGCGCGACGTGATTGCGATGGCCGCCGGTGTCGGGTTAAGCCACAACACTTTTGACGCGGCTGTCTATCTTGGCGTTTGTGACAAGATCGTGCCGGGACTGGTCATTGCTGCCCAGGCCTTTGGCCACATCCCCGCGATATTTCTGCCTGCCGGTCCGATGGTGTCGGGCATCAGCAATGATGAGAAAGCCAAAGTGCGCCAACAATTTGCCGCAGGTGAAGTCGGGCGCGAAGAATTGATGGCCGCCGAAATGGCCGCCTATCACGGGCCGGGCACCTGTACGTTTTACGGCACGGCCAACACCAACCAGATGCTGATGGAGTTTATGGGGCTGCACCTGCCGGGTGCGTCATTTGTGAACCCCAACACCCCCCTGCGCGACGAATTGACCATCGCGGGCGCACAGCGGGCACTGGCCATCAGCCATCTGGGCAACAGCTATACGCCGGTGTGTGATGTGCTTGACGAACGCGCCTATGTAAACGGCATCGTGGGTCTGCATGCCACAGGTGGCTCCACCAACCTCTTGATCCATCTGGTCGCAATGGCGCGCGCAGGCGGTATCATGCTGGATTGGCAGGATTTTTCCGAACTTGCGGATGTGACACCGCTTTTGGCACGGGTCTATCCCAACGGACTTGCGGATGTGAACCATTTCCACGCGGCGGGCGGTCTGGGCTATATGATTGGTCAATTGCTAAGCGCGGGCTTGCTGCATGAAGATGTGACAACCATCGCTGGCAAAGGCTTGGAGCGTTATACGCAGGACCCCAAATTGAAGGACAATCAATTGTCTTGGGTGGCCGGGCCGACCGAAACCTTGAACGACAAGATACTGCGCCCCGCAACCGACCCGTTTCAGCCCACAGGTGGCCTCAAACGTCTGGATGGGTCACTGGGTGCCGCGGTAACAAAGGTGTCCGCCGTCAAGCCAGAACATCATGTGGTTGAGGCCCCGGCGCGGGTGTTTCACGATCAGGAGGCGGTCAAGGCGGCCTATCAGTCAGGTGAGTTTGACAGCGATGTGATCGTCGTGGTCCGCTTTCAGGGACCCAAGGCCAACGGGATGCCCGAGTTGCACAGTCTCACACCGGTTCTGGCAAACCTGCAAGCGCGTGGTCTAAAGGTCGCGCTGGTCACGGATGGGCGCATGTCGGGTGCATCCGGCAAGGTTCTATCGGCCATCCACGTCTGCCCCGAAGCGGTGGACGGTGGCCCAATCGCGCGGATTGCAGATGGTGATGTTCTTCGGGTCGATGCCCATGCAGGCAGGTTGGATATTATCACTGAAGGCGTGTTGGACCGCCCACTTGTGACTGCTGACCTCAGCGGCAATGAATACGGGCAAGGGCGCGAACTTTTTGCCAATTTCCGCGCTTTGGTGCGTTCTGCTGACACTGGCGCAAGCTGTATTTGA
- the eda gene encoding bifunctional 4-hydroxy-2-oxoglutarate aldolase/2-dehydro-3-deoxy-phosphogluconate aldolase — translation MLPHDASTATKKICALAPIIPVLVVHDVAHARPLAEALVAGGLPVLEVTLRTEAALAVIAEMAKVEGGVVGAGTLLTPDDVKRAKDAGATFGVSPGATDRLLSACEDAHLPTLPGAATATEAMRLLERGYDMMKFFPAEASGGAPALKSLASPLPQISFCPTGGVSMANARSYLSLPNVACAGGSWVAPDALVQAGDWPAITELARAASQLSRDA, via the coding sequence ATGCTTCCTCACGACGCAAGCACCGCCACCAAAAAGATATGCGCATTGGCCCCGATCATACCGGTTCTGGTCGTCCATGATGTGGCCCACGCCCGGCCCTTGGCCGAAGCTTTGGTAGCGGGCGGTTTGCCGGTCCTTGAGGTGACGTTGCGCACCGAGGCGGCATTGGCGGTGATTGCCGAAATGGCCAAGGTTGAAGGAGGCGTTGTCGGCGCTGGCACCTTGCTGACGCCAGATGATGTCAAACGCGCCAAAGATGCCGGGGCCACGTTTGGTGTGTCACCGGGTGCCACGGACCGGCTTTTGTCGGCCTGCGAGGATGCACATCTGCCCACCCTTCCCGGTGCCGCCACGGCGACCGAGGCGATGCGCTTGCTTGAACGCGGATATGACATGATGAAGTTCTTTCCGGCTGAGGCGTCAGGCGGTGCACCTGCGTTGAAATCGCTCGCATCACCGTTGCCCCAGATCAGCTTTTGCCCAACCGGCGGCGTCAGCATGGCAAACGCACGCAGCTACCTGTCTTTGCCGAATGTGGCCTGCGCTGGCGGGTCATGGGTGGCACCAGATGCCCTTGTCCAGGCGGGCGATTGGCCGGCGATCACTGAACTGGCCCGCGCTGCAAGCCAGTTGAGCCGCGACGCCTAG